A stretch of the Lolium perenne isolate Kyuss_39 chromosome 3, Kyuss_2.0, whole genome shotgun sequence genome encodes the following:
- the LOC127344345 gene encoding acidic endochitinase SE2-like, translated as MASRALTPFQLITFLFLGLLVTCHAGSIAIYWGQNDGEASLAETCASGNYEFVILAFLPKFGKGQTPQLDLASHCDPSSGGCRSQSKDISSCQRRGVKVLLSIGGADGNYGLTSPGDASQVAMYLWNNFLGGTSSSRPLGDAVLDGIDFDIELGGAKFWNNLATDLKKLGNNGGKTVLLSAAPQCPFPDEWDGGAISTGLFDYVWVQFYNNQECQFDAGRTAFMDAWNKWVSVPAGKIFLGLPASSSKDAAGTGFIPANELTSRVLPLIKGSPKYGGVMLWSKYYDDQSGYSSAIKSYV; from the coding sequence ATGGCAAGCCGAGCTCTCACTCCCTTTCAGCTCATCACATTCCTCTTTTTGGGGCTCCTTGTGACGTGTCACGCAGGCAGCATCGCCATCTATTGGGGCCAGAATGACGGCGAGGCTTCGCTTGCCGAAACATGCGCATCAGGGAACTATGAGTTCGTCATTCTGGCGTTCCTTCCCAAGTTCGGTAAAGGCCAGACACCACAACTAGACCTTGCAAGCCATTGCGATCCTTCGTCTGGTGGCTGCAGAAGCCAAAGCAAGGACATCAGCTCGTGCCAGAGACGTGGCGTGAAAGTTCTCCTGTCAATTGGCGGTGCCGATGGGAACTATGGCCTCACGTCCCCCGGTGATGCTAGTCAGGTTGCCATGTACCTGTGGAACAACTTCTTGGGTGGCACCTCCTCCTCGCGCCCCCTCGGCGACGCTGTACTCGATGGCATCGACTTCGACATCGAGCTCGGCGGTGCTAAGTTCTGGAACAACCTCGCCacagacctcaagaaattgggcaACAACGGCGGGAAGACGGTGTTGTTGAGCGCGGCACCGCAGTGCCCTTTCCCTGATGAGTGGGATGGCGGCGCAATCAGCACAGGGTTGTTTGATTATGTGTGGGTGCAGTTCTATAACAATCAGGAGTGTCAATTCGACGCAGGGCGCACTGCGTTCATGGATGCGTGGAATAAGTGGGTATCGGTGCCGGCAGGTAAGATCTTTCTGGGACTGCCAGCTTCCAGCTCAAAGGATGCGGCAGGCACGGGATTCATTCCTGCCAACGAGCTCACGTCACGTGTGTTACCGCTCATCAAGGGCTCGCCCAAGTACGGTGGCGTCATGTTGTGGTCTAAGTACTACGATGATCAGAGCGGATATAGTTCCGCCATCAAGAGCTATGTGTGA
- the LOC127344350 gene encoding acidic endochitinase-like produces the protein MKSRSLTPFLLAGSLVVAFLATCQAGSIAVYWGQNDGEASLAETCASGNYEFVILAFLPKFGKGQTPELNLASHCDPSSGGCRSQSKDIQSCQRSGVKVLLSIGGGDVSYGLSSPGDASQVAMYLWNNYLGGTSSSRPLGDAVLDGIDFDIELGSAKFWNNLATDLKKLGKTVLLSAAPQCPFPDEWDGGAINTGLFDFVWVQFYNNEECQFSAGRSAFLNAWKKWESVPAGKIFLGLPASKDAAGTGFVPARELTSRVLPLIKGSPKYGGVMLWSKFYDDRTGYSDAIKSHV, from the coding sequence ATGAAAAGCCGATCTCTCACCCCCTTCTTGCTCGCTGGCTCCCTCGTCGTGGCTTTCCTCGCCACATGCCAGGCCGGCAGCATAGCCGTCTACTGGGGCCAGAACGACGGCGAGGCGTCGCTGGCCGAGACGTGCGCGTCTGGAAACTACGAGTTTGTCATCCTTGCTTTCCTTCCCAAGTTCGGCAAGGGCCAGACGCCGGAGCTAAACCTTGCCAGCCACTGCGACCCCTCGTCAGGTGGTTGCAGAAGCCAGAGCAAAGATATCCAGTCGTGCCAGCGCAGCGGCGTCAAGGTCCTGCTCTCcatcggcggcggcgacgtgagCTACGGCCTCTCGTCCCCTGGCGACGCCAGTCAGGTCGCCATGTACCTATGGAACAACTACCTGGGCGGCACGTCTTCCTCTCGCCCTTTGGGCGACGCCGTACTCGACGGCATCGACTTCGACATCGAGCTCGGCAGCGCCAAGTTCTGGAACAATCTCGCCACGGACCTGAAGAAGTTGGGCAAGACGGTGCTGCTGAGCGCTGCGCCGCAGTGCCCATTCCCCGACGAGTGGGATGGCGGCGCGATCAACACCGGCCTGTTCGACTTCGTGTGGGTGCAGTTCTACAACAACGAGGAGTGCCAGTTTAGCGCAGGTCGGAGTGCATTCCTTAACGCATGGAAGAAGTGGGAGTCGGTGCCGGCGGGGAAAATCTTCCTTGGACTACCGGCTTCCAAAGACGCTGCGGGGACGGGGTTCGTGCCCGCCCGCGAGCTCACCTCGCGTGTTCTGCCGCTGATCAAGGGCTCTCCCAAGTACGGTGGTGTCATGCTGTGGTCCAAGTTCTACGACGACCGCACGGGTTACAGCGACGCCATCAAGAGCCACGTCTGA